ATTTTCTTACCTTCGATCGTGAAAGGATTATAAGCGGTGTTACGATTGTACCAACCGAATTTTTCTGTTGCCTGAACGCATAGTTCAAAAGCATCATCATAAGTTCCTTCCACTGGAATTATCCTTGCTCCATACATACAGATTTGAGTGAGTTTAGCTTTCGGTGCCTTAGCAGGAACGAAAATGATAGCCTTTTGGTTTTGGGATGCACAGATCCCGGCGAGTGACGAACCTGCATTTCCAGTCGAGGCTGCACAAATCGTATCGATCTCTTTTTCTTTAGCAACTGCACAGACAAGGTCTGATGCTCTGTCTTTGAAAGAAAAGGTCGGGTTTTGGGAGTCGTCTTTGAGAAAGAGTTGAAAACTTGCCAAATTTCGAAAATTTGGCAAGTTTGAGATTTCGTAAAGCGGAGTTTTTCCAACTTTCAAAAATGACAAACTTCTTTCAGAATTTATTGGTAGAAGTTCCCGAAATTCTTTCTCTTTCAGTTTATCAAAGAGTTTGTTTTTTTTATATCTGTGTTTGATCTTTTTGTAATTGTAAACTGTTTTCAGAACTCCTTTCAAAGGTTGATCTTTGGTATTTTCCTTTTCGCAATCAGGACAGAGATAAGTAACTTCCTGCGGAGAATATTTCTTCCTGCAGTTTGTACATTCAAAATAATATTTATCTTTCATAGATTATCCAAAAAAAGCCACAGACTTTCACTGAATTACACTGACTTCAAAATAATTCTCTGTGTTTATCAGTGTAAGTCAGTGGCATATTTTTATTCATATTCCTTCAGCAATCCCGTTCTCTCATTAAATTCCATGATCTTCTCATCCCATTCATCGACTTGCCCAAACTGTCTTTTCCAATAATTATCATCATACCATTGAGCATTGAGTTCTTCGACGGTTTTTCCCTGCTGTTCGATCCAGGTGAAATACTTAAGGTTGTGCATTCTTCTCTTTTCATAATATGTCATCTCGATCATATTATCGATTCCGATTCCCATCAAATCCGCTTCAAAAGTGATGGCAGCCTTTTTGGAATCAAAATTACCAAGTTTTTTCCTTTCCTCGAAAATCCTGCTTTGATACATTTCCATTGAATCTGTGGCAACTGTGAAAACAATATCATTTTTGTTCATTTCATAATATTTTGCCATCTTGATCGTTCCCATCAGGTTTGCGATCGAGGAACTTCCTAACAGATCGAGTTTTTCAACAAATTCCGGAGCAACTCCTTTTTCGATAAGAAGTTTCTTACCTTCCGGTTCATTGAATAGTCTCATGATGTGCATATTCGGTTCATCATCGATGCCGGCAACCATATCCATATTTTTCAGATTATGGATCCAGGGAACATGCTTGTCACCAATTCCTTCGATACGATGTCCACCATAACCATTATAAAGTAAAGTTGGACATTGCAATGCTTCTCCGGCACAAACCTTGAAGTTTGGGAACTTTTCCCGCAGATAATCAGCACAACCAAGAGTTCCGGCAGAACCTTGAGTCAGGAAAAGTGCACTGAATCTCTGTTCTCCTTTTTTTTCAGAATGAAAAACTTCTTCCATCGCCGGACCGGTCACAGCATAATGCCAGAGAGCATTTCCAATTTCGCTGAACTGGTTCAGGTTCACAATTTCATCAGGTCGGGCATGACACAATTCTTTTGCTTTATCGTAAATTTCTTTGACATTACTTTCACAGCCGGGAGTTGCATAAACTTCTGCTCCGATCTTATGTAGCCAGTCGAATCTTTCCTGGCTCATTTCTTCGGGTAAAACTGCAATCGATTGACAACCGAGCAGATAGGAATCATAAGCACCTCCGCGACAGTAATTTCCGGTCGAGGGCCAAAGTGCTTTCTGCGTTGTTGGATCAAATCTACCGCTGACCAGTTTTTCAACGAGCGGACCGAATGTTGCTCCAACCTTGTGTGCTCCGGTTGGGAAGAACTTACCGATCAGCATGATGATCCGGGCTTTTACTCCGGTAAGTTCGGATGGAAGTTCGATATAATTAACATTTCCGAAACCACCACCGAATTTCACTGGTTCGTTTTTCCAGGTTATTCTGAATAAATTCAAAGAATTCAAATCCCATAAACCGATGTTTTTCAGTTTCTCTTTGATCTTTTCCGGAATCAAATCCGGATTTCTCATTTGCTTATAAGTTGGGATGATGATGTGTTTTTCCCGACATCTTTTAATAGTATTTTCTAATATTTGTTCTTTTGAGTTCATTTTTTCTCCATTTTTTATTTTTTTTGGAGTGCATTAACCGTGTTAATGC
The window above is part of the Candidatus Cloacimonadota bacterium genome. Proteins encoded here:
- the thrC gene encoding threonine synthase — its product is MKDKYYFECTNCRKKYSPQEVTYLCPDCEKENTKDQPLKGVLKTVYNYKKIKHRYKKNKLFDKLKEKEFRELLPINSERSLSFLKVGKTPLYEISNLPNFRNLASFQLFLKDDSQNPTFSFKDRASDLVCAVAKEKEIDTICAASTGNAGSSLAGICASQNQKAIIFVPAKAPKAKLTQICMYGARIIPVEGTYDDAFELCVQATEKFGWYNRNTAYNPFTIEGKKIVSFEIFQQLKKEVPDRIFVPVGDGCIISGVYKGFEDLLKLGSIEKVPTIIAVQSEKSDNIVRNLHNEKFISKPSKTIADSIAVDYPANFWMTKKFIQKYDGEGITVSDDEILEASKTLSSETGIFTEPASATSFAGFLKYLEHKKLEENSKNVVLLTGSGLKDVKAVQEIIRIPKAIKILDEITP
- a CDS encoding pyridoxal-phosphate dependent enzyme, producing MNSKEQILENTIKRCREKHIIIPTYKQMRNPDLIPEKIKEKLKNIGLWDLNSLNLFRITWKNEPVKFGGGFGNVNYIELPSELTGVKARIIMLIGKFFPTGAHKVGATFGPLVEKLVSGRFDPTTQKALWPSTGNYCRGGAYDSYLLGCQSIAVLPEEMSQERFDWLHKIGAEVYATPGCESNVKEIYDKAKELCHARPDEIVNLNQFSEIGNALWHYAVTGPAMEEVFHSEKKGEQRFSALFLTQGSAGTLGCADYLREKFPNFKVCAGEALQCPTLLYNGYGGHRIEGIGDKHVPWIHNLKNMDMVAGIDDEPNMHIMRLFNEPEGKKLLIEKGVAPEFVEKLDLLGSSSIANLMGTIKMAKYYEMNKNDIVFTVATDSMEMYQSRIFEERKKLGNFDSKKAAITFEADLMGIGIDNMIEMTYYEKRRMHNLKYFTWIEQQGKTVEELNAQWYDDNYWKRQFGQVDEWDEKIMEFNERTGLLKEYE